A section of the Pseudanabaena mucicola str. Chao 1806 genome encodes:
- a CDS encoding rhodanese-like domain-containing protein has protein sequence MSHSEGFQKLVAEAKTRIKEISIDGLSALKVEQKPIIIDVREESEWNAGHAKGAIHLSRGIIEQKIEEAIADPNTPIVCYCGGGNRSALVA, from the coding sequence ATGAGTCATAGTGAAGGATTTCAGAAACTAGTGGCTGAGGCTAAAACTAGAATTAAGGAGATCTCCATAGATGGATTAAGTGCTCTAAAAGTAGAGCAAAAGCCAATAATAATTGATGTCCGTGAAGAAAGTGAATGGAATGCAGGTCATGCTAAAGGCGCAATTCATCTCAGTCGTGGCATCATCGAGCAGAAAATTGAGGAAGCGATCGCCGATCCTAATACCCCGATTGTTTGTTATTGCGGCGGCGGTAATCGTTCGGCTTTAGTCGCTTAA
- the ssuD gene encoding FMNH2-dependent alkanesulfonate monooxygenase has translation MQIFWFIPTHGDGRYLGTSIGGRSTDLTYLQQIAQAVDRLGYTGALLPTGRSCDDAWIVASTLLPVTQRMKFLVAVRPGLMSPGVAARMAATFDRLSGGRLLINVVTGGDPVELAGDGLHLDHTSRYELTDEFLTAWREICAGTSDFKGKYLDIREGKLLFTPLQKPHPPLWFGGSSDIAHKIACKHIDTYLTWGEPPAKVAEKIATVKKLAEAEGRKIKFGVRLHVVVRETRSEAWEAAHNLIRYVDEDSIAKAQQVYARMDSVGQRKMSELHGGKRDNLEISPDLWAGIGLIRGGAGTALVGDADTVAERLLEYNDLGIDNFILSGYPHLEEAYRAAELLFPRLPLENLPNSDRQVMTGPFGEILANEDVPKGHPDKIDIKEPQPTVD, from the coding sequence GTGCAAATTTTTTGGTTTATTCCCACCCATGGTGACGGGCGCTATCTTGGCACAAGTATTGGAGGTAGATCTACCGATCTAACCTATCTTCAACAAATTGCTCAAGCTGTTGATCGACTTGGCTACACAGGAGCGCTCTTACCAACAGGACGATCGTGTGATGACGCTTGGATTGTTGCCTCGACATTACTTCCTGTTACTCAGCGTATGAAGTTCTTAGTAGCAGTACGTCCTGGTTTGATGTCTCCTGGGGTGGCAGCGAGAATGGCAGCGACTTTTGATCGCCTATCGGGTGGCAGATTATTAATTAATGTGGTTACGGGTGGCGATCCTGTGGAACTAGCAGGTGATGGATTGCACTTAGATCACACATCGCGCTATGAGCTAACCGATGAATTTCTCACCGCTTGGCGTGAAATTTGTGCTGGTACTTCTGATTTTAAAGGCAAATATCTTGATATTCGTGAGGGCAAGCTGCTCTTCACTCCATTACAAAAACCGCATCCCCCATTATGGTTTGGTGGTTCTTCGGATATTGCTCATAAGATAGCATGCAAACATATTGATACCTATTTGACTTGGGGTGAACCACCTGCAAAGGTTGCTGAAAAAATTGCGACGGTCAAAAAATTAGCAGAAGCCGAGGGCAGAAAGATTAAGTTTGGAGTTCGTCTCCATGTAGTCGTGCGGGAAACTAGGAGTGAGGCTTGGGAAGCGGCTCATAATCTGATTCGCTATGTTGATGAAGATTCGATCGCTAAAGCGCAGCAAGTTTATGCACGCATGGATTCTGTTGGACAAAGAAAGATGTCCGAGTTGCATGGTGGTAAGCGGGACAACTTAGAAATTAGTCCTGACCTATGGGCTGGTATAGGACTGATTCGGGGTGGTGCGGGGACTGCTCTTGTAGGTGATGCTGATACGGTAGCCGAGAGACTGCTAGAGTACAACGACCTAGGCATTGATAACTTCATTCTATCTGGATATCCTCACTTAGAAGAGGCATATCGAGCAGCGGAGTTGTTATTTCCACGGTTGCCGCTAGAGAACTTACCAAATAGCGATCGCCAAGTGATGACTGGACCTTTTGGTGAAATTTTAGCAAATGAAGATGTACCTAAAGGTCATCCAGACAAAATTGATATTAAAGAACCTCAACCTACGGTGGATTAA
- the ssuC gene encoding aliphatic sulfonate ABC transporter permease SsuC produces the protein MEQSFSASPQSVPKSLSQKLRNPLYKVWRSFLPWLVPMFAIVLWQLLSQAGVISSKILPAPLDVLKVGIKLAQSGELLKHITISGTRALIGFAIGGGIGFLLGLINGSFIIAETLLDTSLQMLRNIPHLALIPLVILWFGIGEEAKIFLVVIGVMFPIYLNTYHGIRTVDSGLIEMGKVYGLNSLKIFWEIVLPSALPSILVGVRFSLGIMWLTLIVSETIASDSGIGYLAMNAREFLQTDVVVFAILLYALLGKLADAVARFLESSLLQWHPSYSKSP, from the coding sequence ATGGAACAGTCGTTTAGCGCTTCGCCTCAGTCGGTGCCCAAATCCCTGAGCCAGAAGTTGCGAAATCCCCTCTATAAAGTTTGGCGCAGTTTTTTACCTTGGCTAGTGCCAATGTTTGCTATTGTTCTATGGCAACTTCTATCTCAAGCAGGTGTGATTTCTTCCAAAATTTTGCCTGCACCACTTGATGTTTTGAAGGTTGGGATCAAGCTAGCTCAATCTGGAGAACTCCTCAAACATATCACCATTAGCGGAACGAGAGCTTTAATCGGTTTTGCGATCGGTGGTGGTATTGGATTTCTGTTGGGTTTAATCAATGGTTCATTTATAATCGCTGAAACTCTTCTGGATACTTCACTTCAGATGCTTCGGAATATCCCTCACCTTGCCCTAATTCCACTCGTGATTCTCTGGTTTGGCATTGGTGAAGAGGCGAAGATCTTTCTTGTAGTGATTGGCGTGATGTTTCCTATATACCTCAATACTTACCACGGCATCCGTACTGTAGATTCAGGACTAATTGAGATGGGTAAAGTCTATGGCTTGAATTCTCTCAAAATCTTCTGGGAAATTGTTTTACCAAGTGCCTTACCTTCTATCCTTGTTGGCGTGCGCTTTTCTCTAGGAATTATGTGGCTAACACTAATTGTTTCGGAAACGATCGCTTCAGATTCAGGTATTGGCTACTTAGCGATGAATGCAAGAGAGTTCCTGCAAACCGACGTGGTGGTATTTGCAATTTTACTCTATGCCTTACTTGGTAAACTTGCTGATGCTGTGGCGCGCTTTTTAGAATCATCTTTACTGCAATGGCATCCTTCCTATAGCAAATCGCCCTAG
- a CDS encoding ABC transporter ATP-binding protein, which translates to MTTGTSTASGIDLKIENLAKSFENHTVLQDLNLEAFSGEFVTIVGRSGCGKTTLLRLIAGLEKISAGRISLDDRIATSLHPQIKIMFQDARLLPWQKVLDNVRLGLPKDSRAKAMEVLHHVGLGAKANDFPATLSGGQKQRVALARALISNPRLLLLDEPLGALDALTRIEMQRLLEDLWLEQKFTAFLITHDVEEAIVLGDRVILLEEGKIVLDVKVDLPRPRARGTAEFASFVDHIRSRVMNKNNSFFNSEVDAYAA; encoded by the coding sequence ATGACCACAGGGACATCAACGGCAAGTGGTATTGATCTCAAAATTGAGAATCTTGCAAAAAGTTTTGAAAATCATACTGTATTGCAAGATCTCAATCTAGAAGCTTTTTCTGGGGAGTTTGTCACAATTGTTGGAAGAAGCGGTTGTGGAAAGACGACATTACTACGTTTGATTGCAGGATTAGAAAAAATTTCCGCAGGTCGAATTAGCCTTGACGATCGCATAGCAACATCTTTGCATCCCCAAATTAAAATTATGTTTCAGGATGCTCGGCTGTTACCTTGGCAAAAGGTGCTAGATAATGTGCGTCTAGGCTTACCCAAGGATTCTCGCGCCAAAGCAATGGAAGTTCTCCATCATGTTGGTTTGGGAGCAAAAGCGAATGACTTTCCTGCAACACTATCGGGTGGACAAAAGCAGCGTGTCGCCTTGGCGAGAGCATTGATTAGCAACCCACGCTTATTGTTGCTTGATGAGCCTTTGGGCGCTCTGGATGCTCTGACCCGTATTGAGATGCAGCGCTTACTAGAGGATCTTTGGCTAGAGCAAAAATTTACTGCATTCCTAATTACCCATGATGTGGAAGAGGCTATAGTTTTAGGCGATCGGGTAATTTTACTAGAAGAAGGTAAAATTGTATTAGATGTGAAGGTTGATTTACCTCGCCCAAGAGCAAGAGGTACTGCAGAATTCGCCTCTTTTGTCGATCATATTCGCAGTCGTGTGATGAATAAAAACAATTCTTTTTTTAATTCTGAAGTTGATGCCTATGCTGCTTAG
- a CDS encoding sulfonate ABC transporter substrate-binding protein, with amino-acid sequence MVKTIPLKQCQSSPIQPLAKLSAFAISASLFASGCAPQVNNNNATNNANTTTPTTAASPTTAVKTDSPAPSATGIKLRIGFQKSATILFSLKGKGTLETVFQGKGGSVTWSEFPAGLPMVEALNAGAIDVAYVGEAPPVFAQAAKGSTVRYIAYDPYGVEAEGIVVHKDSPIQTLADLKGKKLAVQKGSNAHYLSVKAIESAGLQVSDVEISFVKPSDGRAAFEKKNIDAWAVWDPFLAAVEVDTGARVLTSAKGLAPNRGYYLASKEFIEKNPEIIKTFLNELKKESEYAKANPAEIAKFLSPSLGVDAAILEKAEKRRDYGIFPLTEEVISKQQDIADTFAKLKLIPQPIVVKEAVWDWK; translated from the coding sequence ATGGTCAAAACAATTCCCCTAAAACAATGTCAGAGTTCCCCAATTCAACCTCTTGCAAAGCTCTCAGCTTTTGCAATTAGTGCGAGTTTATTTGCCTCTGGTTGTGCACCTCAAGTCAACAATAACAATGCAACTAACAATGCAAATACTACTACACCTACTACAGCGGCAAGCCCAACCACAGCAGTAAAAACTGATAGCCCAGCCCCAAGTGCTACAGGGATAAAGCTAAGGATTGGTTTCCAAAAGTCTGCGACTATCCTTTTTTCCCTCAAAGGCAAGGGTACTTTGGAAACAGTTTTTCAAGGTAAAGGTGGATCAGTTACTTGGTCAGAGTTTCCAGCGGGCTTACCGATGGTAGAAGCGCTTAATGCTGGAGCGATCGATGTCGCTTATGTTGGTGAAGCACCACCTGTATTTGCTCAAGCCGCTAAAGGGTCCACTGTACGCTACATTGCCTACGATCCCTATGGTGTAGAAGCAGAGGGGATTGTCGTGCATAAGGATTCACCAATTCAGACCCTTGCCGATCTCAAGGGAAAAAAGCTTGCGGTGCAGAAGGGATCTAATGCTCACTATCTATCAGTAAAAGCGATCGAATCCGCAGGTTTACAAGTCAGTGATGTAGAAATTTCCTTTGTAAAACCCTCCGATGGTCGTGCGGCTTTCGAGAAGAAGAATATTGATGCTTGGGCTGTGTGGGATCCTTTTCTTGCAGCCGTAGAAGTAGATACAGGGGCAAGAGTTCTCACTAGTGCCAAGGGCTTAGCGCCCAATCGTGGTTATTATCTGGCTTCTAAGGAATTCATTGAGAAGAATCCTGAAATTATAAAAACCTTCTTGAATGAACTCAAGAAAGAGAGTGAATATGCTAAAGCAAACCCTGCTGAAATTGCAAAGTTTCTCTCACCATCTCTCGGGGTCGATGCTGCCATTCTGGAAAAAGCCGAAAAACGCCGTGACTATGGCATCTTTCCTCTGACTGAAGAAGTAATTTCTAAGCAGCAGGATATCGCGGATACCTTTGCTAAACTTAAGCTCATTCCTCAGCCCATCGTAGTGAAAGAAGCAGTTTGGGATTGGAAGTAA
- a CDS encoding aliphatic sulfonate ABC transporter substrate-binding protein: MSNRRNLNRRKKSGLLSRKRFTGWLLSFMAVFAVFALNSCSNSQQTATPSAQPNAANPPAQVSKPAVIKLDYAYYNPVSLVIKEKGWLEEDLSKDNVKVEWVLSQGSNKALEFLNGSSIDFGSTAGAAALIGKANGNPIKSIYVYSKPEWATLVVGANSPIKTVPELKGKKIAATRGTDPFIFLLRTLDKFGLSDKDVEIVPLQHADGRAALEKGDVDAWAGLDPITARSEIEQGSKLLYRDTSFNSYGVLNVREAFAKDYPDYILRVLKVYEKGREWAIKNPVELREILIKASKLTDAIAARQLERTDLSNSKIGDEQKAVILAAGDVLKKSGVIKPDTDVKKVVDDLIDPQYSAKLAAK; the protein is encoded by the coding sequence ATGTCAAATAGAAGAAATCTAAATCGCAGAAAGAAATCGGGATTGCTTAGCCGTAAGCGTTTCACAGGTTGGTTGTTATCGTTTATGGCGGTTTTTGCGGTGTTCGCGCTCAATAGTTGCAGCAATAGCCAACAGACTGCCACACCTAGCGCCCAACCTAACGCTGCCAATCCCCCTGCACAGGTTAGCAAACCTGCGGTAATCAAGCTGGACTATGCCTATTACAATCCTGTTAGTTTGGTAATTAAGGAAAAAGGTTGGTTGGAAGAAGACCTCAGCAAAGATAATGTCAAAGTGGAATGGGTCTTGAGCCAAGGTAGTAACAAAGCTTTGGAATTCCTTAACGGCAGCAGTATTGACTTTGGCTCTACGGCTGGTGCGGCGGCTTTGATTGGCAAAGCAAATGGCAACCCGATCAAGTCCATTTATGTCTATTCCAAACCTGAATGGGCTACCCTCGTAGTTGGGGCAAATTCGCCGATTAAGACTGTCCCTGAACTCAAGGGTAAGAAAATTGCCGCAACTCGTGGAACTGATCCATTTATCTTTTTGCTGAGAACTTTGGACAAATTCGGTTTAAGTGATAAGGATGTGGAGATTGTACCATTGCAACATGCTGATGGTCGCGCTGCCCTTGAGAAAGGTGATGTTGATGCTTGGGCAGGGCTTGATCCGATCACAGCAAGATCTGAAATTGAGCAAGGTTCTAAACTACTTTATCGTGACACATCCTTTAATAGCTATGGTGTATTGAATGTCCGTGAAGCTTTTGCTAAGGATTATCCTGATTACATTCTGCGAGTTTTGAAGGTGTACGAAAAAGGAAGAGAATGGGCGATTAAGAATCCTGTGGAACTTAGGGAGATTTTGATTAAGGCTTCTAAGTTGACTGATGCTATAGCGGCAAGGCAGTTAGAGCGTACTGATCTCTCTAATTCTAAGATTGGTGACGAACAGAAGGCTGTCATTTTGGCGGCTGGTGATGTTCTGAAAAAGAGCGGTGTGATTAAGCCTGATACTGATGTGAAGAAGGTTGTGGATGATTTGATTGATCCTCAATATTCAGCAAAATTGGCGGCGAAGTAA
- a CDS encoding ABC transporter permease: MSSSLSPNQINEEFRDSRSPNLSEIIERSLNKLGFFKGVIVPVILLIVWEIASKSRWVAPNLLPAPSTVLATINDLAKSGDLWKHIGITAYRVAIGFVIGVAIATVLGAITGYSKILHDLVDPLLQSLRSIPSLAWVPLFLLWMGIQETPRIALIAVGVFFPVYLSLMSGIRSVDRKLVEVGKIYRLSAFQLIKRVFLPATIPDYIVGLRSGLGLGWMFVVAAELTGASQGLGYLLVDGQTTGRPELTIASILLFAILGKLTDGAIALSSKKLLHWRDAYGQH; the protein is encoded by the coding sequence ATGAGTAGTTCTCTATCACCTAATCAAATAAATGAAGAATTTAGAGATAGCCGATCGCCTAATTTATCAGAAATCATTGAGCGATCGCTAAATAAATTAGGTTTTTTCAAAGGAGTGATCGTGCCAGTAATTTTGCTAATTGTTTGGGAAATTGCTTCTAAATCAAGATGGGTTGCGCCCAATCTATTGCCAGCACCATCAACAGTATTAGCAACAATTAATGACTTAGCGAAATCTGGCGATCTTTGGAAACATATTGGGATTACTGCCTATCGCGTGGCAATTGGCTTTGTGATTGGTGTGGCAATCGCCACAGTGTTAGGAGCGATTACGGGCTATTCCAAAATTCTCCATGATTTGGTCGATCCCTTGCTGCAATCCCTACGCAGCATACCCTCTCTTGCTTGGGTTCCCTTGTTTCTATTATGGATGGGTATTCAAGAAACACCGCGCATCGCTTTGATTGCAGTAGGTGTATTTTTCCCTGTTTATCTAAGCCTGATGAGTGGCATTCGTTCCGTCGATCGCAAATTAGTAGAAGTTGGCAAAATCTATCGCCTCTCAGCATTTCAGCTAATTAAGCGCGTATTTCTACCTGCCACAATTCCCGATTATATAGTGGGATTGCGAAGTGGTTTAGGATTAGGATGGATGTTTGTTGTCGCTGCGGAACTCACAGGAGCGAGTCAGGGCTTAGGCTATCTCCTCGTTGATGGGCAAACTACGGGTCGTCCAGAGCTAACCATTGCTAGTATTTTGCTATTTGCCATACTAGGAAAACTCACCGATGGTGCGATCGCGTTGTCATCGAAAAAACTTCTACATTGGCGCGATGCCTATGGACAGCATTAA
- a CDS encoding ABC transporter ATP-binding protein, whose translation MLLIEGLHKRFSNGFVGLESVDLSVNKTEIVSLIGTSGCGKSTLLRIIAGLDFPTRGTVRIDEQIITKPHADISIIFQEARMMPWLTVWENIQFGLQHLPKTQRNLLTGEIIAKVGLTEFAKALPRQLSGGMAQRVAIARALVTNPSILLLDEPFSALDAFTRLNLQDHLLEIWSYAQPTMILVTHDVEEALMLSDRVIVMRGNPGRIHQEFLIDLPRPRKRTDQQIQYWKERLLDTLDLSIGDRLAVEA comes from the coding sequence ATGCTCTTAATTGAAGGATTACATAAGCGATTTAGTAATGGATTTGTAGGCTTAGAGTCAGTCGATCTTTCGGTCAATAAGACAGAAATCGTCAGCCTCATTGGAACTAGTGGTTGTGGCAAGAGTACACTTTTACGCATCATAGCAGGGCTAGACTTTCCCACTCGCGGTACAGTTCGCATTGATGAGCAAATTATCACTAAGCCCCATGCTGATATTAGTATTATTTTTCAAGAGGCGCGAATGATGCCTTGGTTGACTGTTTGGGAAAATATTCAATTTGGATTGCAGCATTTGCCGAAAACCCAACGTAATCTCTTAACTGGTGAAATTATTGCCAAAGTGGGGTTAACGGAATTTGCAAAGGCTTTGCCAAGACAGCTATCAGGAGGGATGGCACAGAGAGTGGCGATCGCCCGTGCCCTTGTGACCAATCCTTCGATTCTGCTCTTAGATGAACCATTTAGCGCCCTTGATGCTTTTACTCGCTTGAATTTACAGGATCATCTCTTGGAAATTTGGAGCTATGCTCAACCGACGATGATTCTGGTTACTCACGATGTCGAGGAAGCCTTGATGCTAAGCGATCGCGTGATTGTGATGCGTGGCAATCCTGGACGCATTCATCAAGAATTTTTGATTGACCTACCGCGTCCCCGCAAGCGTACCGATCAACAGATTCAATATTGGAAGGAGCGACTTTTGGATACTCTAGATTTATCCATAGGCGATCGCTTGGCTGTTGAAGCATAA
- a CDS encoding class I SAM-dependent methyltransferase codes for MTFTATHSTYDPTLFAGVAHYYSKYRPRYNDELYQLLINEFQLDGTGHLLDLGTGTGLIAIALSPYFQEVIGLDPDPEMLKEAKQEAELDNIHNIQWINTQAESISAQLGEFRLVTIGRAYHWFDKPKVLKLASDRLVQGGGIAITYTHQDVWHSPEHWKIKVLNVVKKYLGEKRRVGNGTIDDLDATYTELPRLLQQSGFSAPKIETIAIDKTWTSDSWIGYLYSTAFCRPAYFGDRLAEFEQEMRKTLLSLFPSDKFIEQIPVDVYLAHKN; via the coding sequence ATGACCTTTACTGCCACTCACTCAACCTATGATCCCACCCTCTTTGCAGGTGTGGCACATTACTATAGCAAATATCGTCCGCGCTATAACGATGAACTCTATCAATTACTCATCAACGAGTTTCAATTAGATGGAACTGGGCACTTACTCGATCTGGGTACTGGTACGGGACTCATTGCGATCGCCCTCAGCCCTTATTTTCAGGAAGTAATCGGACTCGATCCCGATCCTGAAATGCTAAAAGAAGCCAAACAAGAAGCCGAACTGGATAACATTCACAATATCCAATGGATTAATACCCAAGCCGAAAGTATATCAGCGCAATTGGGAGAATTTCGCCTTGTTACAATTGGTCGCGCCTATCACTGGTTTGATAAGCCCAAGGTACTGAAACTCGCAAGCGATCGCCTTGTCCAAGGTGGTGGTATTGCCATAACCTATACCCATCAAGATGTTTGGCATAGTCCAGAACACTGGAAGATCAAGGTTTTGAATGTCGTCAAAAAATATTTGGGTGAAAAGCGGCGCGTTGGCAATGGGACAATTGATGACCTCGATGCCACCTATACTGAACTACCGCGATTGCTGCAACAGTCGGGCTTTAGCGCTCCCAAGATTGAAACGATCGCCATTGACAAGACTTGGACAAGTGATAGCTGGATTGGCTATCTCTATTCCACCGCATTCTGCCGTCCCGCCTATTTTGGAGATCGGCTGGCGGAATTTGAGCAGGAGATGCGGAAGACCTTATTATCCCTATTCCCCTCCGATAAATTCATCGAACAAATTCCCGTTGACGTTTACCTTGCTCATAAAAATTAA
- a CDS encoding sulfonate ABC transporter substrate-binding protein, giving the protein MLKSFTCALPKLLQSSTIRFTSGLTLSLAVVSCAPTSTPTVTSPSPNASTPTATTVPTPTQTIILRIGHQKFDPLTLVKNKGGLEKRLKPLGVTEIKWTEFPSGPPMLEALSVNSIDIARTGDAPPVISQAAGSSLVYVGGSAPKDSSSALLVKEDSPIQTIADLKGKKVAFAKGSSANYLIVKILESGGVNWEDITPVYLAPADARAAFEQGNVDAWVIWDPFYALVQDKSKVRIIRDSKGLVSNRDFYLASKNFADKNPKIIEAIRQETQEVAAWAKKNPEDVAEFLAPLLKIDKSVLVTVSKRRDYGFETITPEMIAEQQAIADSFFKLKLIPKEIKVSEVIWQAPK; this is encoded by the coding sequence ATGTTGAAATCATTTACTTGTGCTTTACCGAAACTACTCCAAAGTTCCACAATCCGCTTTACTAGTGGCTTAACCCTAAGCCTTGCTGTTGTATCCTGTGCTCCAACATCAACTCCCACCGTTACTTCTCCTAGCCCTAACGCAAGTACCCCAACTGCGACAACAGTCCCAACACCCACACAAACTATCATTTTAAGAATTGGACATCAGAAGTTCGATCCTTTAACTTTGGTTAAAAATAAGGGTGGACTAGAGAAACGTCTCAAGCCTCTAGGCGTAACTGAAATAAAATGGACAGAATTCCCCTCTGGTCCTCCAATGTTAGAAGCTTTGAGTGTCAACAGCATTGACATTGCTAGAACAGGTGATGCTCCGCCTGTGATTTCTCAAGCCGCAGGCTCTTCACTTGTCTATGTCGGTGGTAGCGCTCCGAAAGATAGTAGTTCCGCACTATTAGTCAAAGAAGATTCTCCCATTCAAACGATCGCTGATCTCAAAGGCAAAAAAGTCGCCTTCGCCAAGGGTTCCAGTGCTAATTATCTGATTGTAAAAATCTTAGAATCAGGTGGTGTGAATTGGGAAGATATCACACCCGTCTATCTTGCTCCCGCCGATGCTAGAGCCGCCTTTGAGCAAGGCAATGTCGATGCTTGGGTAATTTGGGATCCATTCTATGCTTTGGTACAAGATAAAAGCAAAGTCCGCATAATTCGCGATAGTAAGGGCTTAGTTTCTAACCGTGACTTCTATCTTGCTTCAAAAAACTTTGCTGATAAGAATCCCAAAATCATTGAAGCAATTCGCCAAGAAACTCAAGAGGTAGCTGCTTGGGCAAAGAAAAATCCCGAAGATGTTGCCGAATTCTTAGCTCCATTACTAAAGATTGATAAATCAGTCCTAGTTACTGTCAGCAAGCGACGCGATTATGGTTTTGAGACGATTACTCCTGAGATGATTGCCGAGCAACAGGCGATCGCTGATTCATTCTTCAAGCTAAAATTGATTCCCAAAGAAATCAAAGTTTCTGAAGTAATTTGGCAAGCACCTAAATAA
- a CDS encoding acyl-CoA dehydrogenase family protein, with product MTQDYLEDYLEDYLEIATASVKKLATEFTTTAIERDRVGGTPKYERDRLRDLGLLKIAIPKAYGGWELPWHEVLRISREFAKVDSAIAHVYSYHHLGVTIPHIFGSKEQKEKFYTETVNNNWFWCNALNPLDRRATLTRDGDIWILNGIKSFCSGSKDSDILPITAVNQETSELLALAIPTNREGVTIHDDWDNIGQRQTDSGSISFDQVEVFPHEIFGNRSQSDRPFKTIRACLTQLNLANIYLGIAIGAFEAARKYTQTETRPFINTGIDSAIQDPYILEKYGDMWINLQATEALVDRAGLALQASWEQEWDLTAQQRGETAIAIATAKVSAHKVGLEVTNRIFEVMGARSTSAKYGFDRYWRNLRTFTLHDPVEYKIKAIGDWALNHQIPKPDFYI from the coding sequence ATGACTCAAGATTATTTAGAAGATTATTTAGAAGATTATTTAGAAATTGCCACTGCATCCGTCAAGAAATTAGCAACTGAATTCACAACAACCGCCATAGAACGTGACAGGGTTGGAGGCACACCCAAATATGAACGCGATCGCCTTCGAGACCTTGGTTTACTCAAAATCGCGATTCCTAAAGCTTATGGCGGTTGGGAATTACCTTGGCATGAAGTGCTGAGAATTAGTCGTGAATTTGCCAAAGTTGATAGCGCGATCGCTCACGTCTATTCCTATCACCACCTCGGCGTAACCATCCCCCATATATTCGGTTCTAAGGAACAAAAAGAGAAATTCTATACAGAAACAGTTAACAATAATTGGTTTTGGTGCAATGCTCTCAATCCACTAGATCGGCGGGCAACTTTAACTAGAGATGGTGATATCTGGATCTTAAATGGCATTAAAAGTTTCTGTTCTGGTTCTAAGGATTCGGATATTCTGCCCATCACAGCAGTAAATCAGGAAACCTCAGAATTATTAGCACTAGCAATTCCCACTAATCGCGAAGGTGTAACGATCCATGATGATTGGGATAATATCGGACAGCGTCAAACTGATAGCGGTAGCATTAGCTTTGATCAAGTGGAAGTATTTCCCCATGAAATATTTGGTAATCGCAGTCAAAGCGATCGCCCTTTTAAAACAATTCGAGCCTGTCTAACCCAATTAAACTTAGCAAATATTTATCTAGGGATTGCGATCGGAGCATTTGAAGCTGCAAGAAAGTATACCCAAACGGAAACTCGACCCTTCATTAATACAGGCATAGATAGCGCCATCCAAGATCCCTATATTCTCGAAAAGTATGGTGATATGTGGATAAATCTCCAAGCAACGGAAGCCCTTGTTGATCGCGCAGGATTAGCATTACAAGCATCATGGGAGCAAGAATGGGATCTGACTGCTCAACAACGAGGCGAAACAGCGATCGCGATCGCTACAGCAAAAGTTTCGGCACACAAAGTTGGTTTAGAAGTGACCAATCGCATTTTTGAAGTGATGGGAGCAAGGTCAACCTCTGCTAAATATGGCTTTGACCGCTATTGGCGCAATTTACGTACTTTTACGCTGCATGATCCTGTGGAATACAAAATTAAAGCGATCGGCGATTGGGCGCTAAATCACCAAATTCCCAAGCCTGATTTCTATATTTAG